A part of Podarcis raffonei isolate rPodRaf1 chromosome 12, rPodRaf1.pri, whole genome shotgun sequence genomic DNA contains:
- the MPLKIP gene encoding M-phase-specific PLK1-interacting protein: protein MYRPGFRPPTPPCAGFRGPHPDRGGGGGGPPFAGSPQGYGSPRHTPPYGHRARPYDFGGPSPRRPHSASPAGGPYAPYGGGGRSPGGGAFQQQQQQPPFKQPHSGGFRRFSQGSPRTSTPLGTPHGREKRVSNDDVENYYKPSMLEDPWAGLEPVSVTDVNQQYSSEQTTYTGKKGRYFS, encoded by the exons ATGTACCGGCCGGGCTTCCGGCCCCCCACGCCTCCCTGCGCCGGCTTCCGCGGCCCCCACCCGGacagaggaggcggcggcggcggccctccCTTCGCGGGCTCCCCTCAGGGCTACGGGAGCCCCCGGCACACGCCCCCCTACGGGCACCGCGCGCGGCCCTACGACTTCGGGGGGCCCTCGCCGCGCAGGCCCCATAGCGCCAGCCCCGCCGGCGGCCCCTACGCTCCCTACGGCGGGGGCGGCAGGTCCCCCGGAGGAGGagcctttcagcagcagcagcagcagccgcctttCAAGCAGCCGCACTCCGGGGGCTTCCGGAGATTCAGCCAG GGATCACCCAGGACATCTACCCCATTGGGAACACCACATGGTAGAGAGAAAAGAGTGTCTAATGATGATGTGGAAAACTATTACAAACCTTCAATGCTTGAAGACCCCTGGGCTGGCCTAGAGCCCGTATCCGTTACGGATGTTAACCAGCAGTACAGCAGTGAGCAAACCACATACACtggcaaaaaggggaggtatttCAGTTAA